One genomic region from Halorussus rarus encodes:
- a CDS encoding RDD family protein, with amino-acid sequence MSSSISGRPDRDSTDVVGSRIGAQVVDLILQFVQVLAVTAALASLFRPEGEAAARGLVGLGFLTLPLYGGLLEGTWNGQTVGKRLAGIRVVSRRGRDPSLGQALARNLPAVVLFSWLTSAVALAAIAMSERNQRVFDGIAGTYVVRA; translated from the coding sequence ATGTCCTCCAGCATCTCCGGTCGACCGGACCGGGACTCGACCGACGTCGTCGGTTCCCGCATCGGCGCCCAGGTCGTCGACCTGATACTCCAGTTCGTCCAGGTCCTCGCCGTGACGGCCGCGCTGGCTTCCCTGTTCCGCCCCGAAGGGGAAGCGGCGGCTCGCGGCCTCGTGGGTCTGGGCTTCCTCACCCTTCCGTTGTACGGCGGTCTACTCGAGGGGACGTGGAACGGCCAGACCGTCGGAAAGCGACTGGCCGGTATCAGGGTCGTCAGCAGGCGAGGCCGGGACCCGTCGCTCGGACAGGCGCTCGCGCGGAACCTCCCGGCGGTCGTCCTGTTCAGCTGGCTCACCAGCGCGGTGGCGCTGGCGGCGATAGCGATGAGCGAGCGCAACCAACGGGTCTTCGACGGTATCGCCGGCACCTACGTCGTCCGGGCGTGA
- a CDS encoding XapX domain-containing protein, translating into MNLTLTFLALLTGFVTGALFTFLGIPMPAPPRLPGVIGIVGIYLGYRTVEYFDAGVDLLSLLGLAG; encoded by the coding sequence ATGAATCTCACGCTCACCTTCCTCGCCCTGCTGACGGGGTTCGTCACGGGCGCGCTGTTCACCTTCCTCGGCATCCCGATGCCCGCGCCGCCGCGGCTCCCCGGCGTAATCGGCATCGTGGGCATCTATCTCGGCTACAGGACCGTCGAGTACTTCGACGCCGGCGTCGACCTGTTGTCGCTGCTGGGGCTGGCAGGGTAG
- a CDS encoding PKD domain-containing protein, which produces MRRTILAAVLAVLVVGAPLSGAAVAATAPDRAGNASGPSERWAETVGGDEDDKLATGLRVDGGYLVVGWSNSEADDGKHDGYVAMLDRTGRTEWSKTYGGPGTDRIFDVIRSGDGYLVAGMESASADEPWTGWVMKIGPDGEKQWERTYGGEGPSELWSLTRSNGTVYAGGWHDEGGTAEGWLMELQSDGTQVWSETYDTLRSGSDEYVNSVFVTDSGDLLLTGTTMGSSSDPADAWVMRADAGGELEWAETYGGGELDRVHDATAGSNGGFVLAGRTASEGAGEEDGWMLKINGDGEKRWERTYGTDKADAFFGIHNDPDGGYVVSGTKHVAGDAGADGWVVKTDAAGKRDWQRTYGANYWDKFWPVVEGHGGGYLAIGESTSYGDNRDGWVVRIGGPQVAAVTDTDANGSGTTVRFADSPVQAVTLTDANVSGVLAVAERTDVSDLSPPGDALYAVSLDGSAVAANQSATVEFAVQTDAVEADLSDVRVAERTGDGWSVLRTEVVSQANGTAVLAADTAGAGTLAVTAVPAPTASIDGETVVMAGDSVELSAGGSMAENGSLASYEWSVGERSAAGETATFSFDEPGERAVNLTVADANGLADTATATLVVNDRPAVTVRTPDAATVGKAATFAANVSDRVGDVTVTWAFDGGNVTGTSVEHSFGSAGTKTVTVVVEDEYGATVTKAVQVEVSAVDGRNDGATTTETSAGDADGGVPGFGVGATLVALLAAALLAGRVRD; this is translated from the coding sequence GTGAGACGGACGATTCTGGCCGCGGTACTCGCGGTGCTCGTGGTCGGAGCGCCCCTGAGCGGCGCGGCGGTGGCGGCGACCGCGCCGGACCGCGCCGGCAACGCGTCGGGGCCGTCAGAGCGGTGGGCCGAGACGGTCGGCGGCGACGAGGACGACAAGCTGGCGACCGGACTACGGGTCGACGGCGGCTACCTCGTGGTCGGCTGGTCGAACAGCGAGGCCGACGACGGCAAGCACGACGGCTACGTCGCGATGCTCGACCGGACCGGCCGGACGGAGTGGTCGAAGACCTACGGCGGGCCGGGGACCGACCGCATCTTCGACGTGATCCGGTCCGGCGACGGCTACCTCGTCGCGGGGATGGAGTCGGCGAGCGCCGACGAGCCGTGGACGGGCTGGGTGATGAAGATCGGCCCCGACGGCGAGAAGCAGTGGGAACGGACCTACGGGGGTGAGGGGCCCTCGGAGCTGTGGTCGCTCACGCGCTCGAACGGGACGGTGTACGCCGGCGGCTGGCACGACGAGGGCGGCACCGCCGAGGGGTGGCTGATGGAGCTACAGTCCGACGGGACGCAGGTGTGGAGCGAGACCTACGACACGCTCCGGTCGGGCTCCGACGAGTACGTCAACTCGGTGTTCGTCACCGACAGCGGCGACCTGCTGCTGACCGGGACAACCATGGGTAGCAGTTCGGACCCCGCCGACGCGTGGGTGATGCGGGCCGACGCCGGCGGCGAACTCGAGTGGGCCGAGACCTACGGCGGCGGCGAGCTCGACCGGGTCCACGACGCCACCGCGGGCTCGAACGGCGGGTTCGTGCTCGCCGGCCGGACCGCCAGCGAGGGCGCGGGCGAGGAGGACGGCTGGATGCTCAAGATCAACGGCGACGGCGAGAAGCGGTGGGAGCGGACCTACGGCACCGACAAGGCCGACGCCTTCTTCGGCATCCACAACGACCCCGACGGCGGCTACGTCGTCTCGGGCACCAAGCACGTCGCCGGCGACGCGGGCGCGGACGGCTGGGTCGTCAAGACCGACGCCGCCGGGAAGCGCGACTGGCAGCGGACCTACGGCGCGAACTACTGGGACAAGTTCTGGCCGGTCGTCGAGGGCCACGGCGGCGGCTACCTCGCCATCGGCGAGTCGACCAGCTACGGCGACAACCGCGACGGCTGGGTCGTCCGGATCGGCGGTCCGCAGGTGGCGGCCGTGACGGACACCGACGCGAACGGGTCCGGGACGACGGTCCGGTTCGCGGACTCGCCCGTGCAGGCGGTCACGCTGACCGACGCGAACGTCTCGGGGGTGCTCGCCGTCGCCGAGCGCACCGACGTCTCGGACCTCTCGCCGCCGGGCGACGCCCTGTACGCGGTCTCGCTCGACGGCTCGGCAGTGGCCGCGAACCAGTCCGCGACGGTCGAGTTCGCGGTGCAGACCGACGCGGTCGAAGCCGACCTCTCGGACGTCCGGGTCGCCGAGCGCACGGGTGACGGCTGGTCGGTGCTGCGGACCGAGGTCGTCTCGCAGGCGAACGGCACCGCCGTCCTCGCTGCGGACACCGCGGGCGCCGGCACGCTGGCCGTGACCGCGGTGCCGGCGCCGACCGCGAGCATCGACGGGGAGACGGTCGTGATGGCCGGCGACTCGGTGGAGCTGTCGGCCGGCGGCTCGATGGCCGAGAACGGGTCGCTGGCGAGCTACGAGTGGTCGGTCGGCGAGCGGTCGGCCGCCGGCGAGACCGCCACGTTCAGCTTCGACGAGCCGGGCGAACGCGCGGTGAACCTGACCGTCGCGGACGCGAACGGGCTGGCCGACACCGCGACCGCGACGCTGGTGGTCAACGATCGGCCCGCGGTGACGGTCCGAACGCCCGACGCCGCGACGGTCGGGAAGGCCGCTACCTTCGCGGCGAACGTGAGCGACCGGGTCGGCGACGTCACCGTGACGTGGGCGTTCGACGGCGGGAACGTCACCGGGACGTCGGTCGAGCACAGCTTCGGCTCGGCGGGCACCAAGACCGTCACCGTGGTGGTCGAAGACGAGTACGGCGCGACGGTGACGAAAGCGGTTCAGGTCGAGGTGAGCGCGGTCGACGGCCGGAACGACGGCGCGACCACGACCGAGACCTCGGCCGGCGACGCGGACGGCGGCGTCCCCGGATTCGGCGTCGGCGCGACGCTGGTCGCCCTGCTGGCGGCCGCGCTGCTGGCCGGCCGCGTCCGGGACTGA
- a CDS encoding FAD-binding protein, whose product MHEHDVLVIGGGGAGLRAAIAAHEEGADVAIVTKLHPVRSHTGAAEGGINAALREGDDWELHAYDTMKGSDYLGDAPAIETLAQDSPEETIQLENWGMPFSREDDGRVSQRPFGGLSFARTTYAGAETGHHMLHTMYEQVVKRGIQVYDEWYVTDLAVTDHDDPEDRECHGVVGYDIKTGQIEGFKARNGVILATGGLGQVFDHTTNAVANTGDGAAMAYRAGVPLEDMEFVQFHPTTLPSTGVLISEGVRGEGGILYNAEGERFMFEYGYANNDGELASRDVVSRAELTEINAGRGVDDEYVYLDMRHLGEERITDRLENILHLARDFEGVDGLEEPMPVKPGQHYEMGGIETDENGQTLIDGLYAAGECACVSVHGSNRLGGNALPELIVFGARAGRHAAGTDLGEPEITTGRTDDSEPEEDLDTPVEPGAVSAADEDVAADGGERTDDERERSERKSRQTPSGDGSRSSSDVASDGGAAVVEPDETVRRAVERERTRVERLMEKEEGVQHAELREDLQVSMTENVNVFRNEEGLKQALRDIREVREAYQDVYVNDPSRTFNTDLIHTIETRNLIDLAEAITLGALARDEFRGAHWRQEHQERKDDEWLKHTMLSWEDGSPELWYKPVILEGEDKTYEPKERSY is encoded by the coding sequence ATGCACGAACACGACGTTCTGGTAATCGGCGGCGGCGGCGCCGGCCTCCGGGCGGCCATCGCGGCCCACGAGGAGGGCGCGGACGTGGCCATCGTCACGAAGCTCCACCCCGTGCGGAGCCACACCGGCGCGGCCGAGGGCGGCATCAACGCGGCGCTCCGCGAGGGCGACGACTGGGAGCTCCACGCCTACGACACGATGAAGGGGTCGGACTACCTCGGCGACGCCCCCGCCATCGAGACGCTGGCGCAGGACAGCCCCGAGGAGACCATCCAGCTCGAGAACTGGGGGATGCCGTTCTCCCGCGAGGACGACGGCCGGGTCTCCCAGCGCCCGTTCGGCGGCCTCTCGTTCGCCCGGACGACCTACGCCGGGGCCGAGACCGGCCACCACATGCTCCACACGATGTACGAGCAGGTGGTCAAGCGCGGCATCCAGGTGTACGACGAGTGGTACGTCACGGACCTCGCGGTCACCGACCACGACGACCCCGAGGACCGCGAGTGCCACGGCGTGGTCGGCTACGACATCAAGACCGGCCAGATAGAGGGCTTCAAGGCGCGCAACGGCGTCATCCTCGCGACCGGCGGCCTCGGTCAGGTGTTCGACCACACCACCAACGCGGTGGCCAACACCGGCGACGGCGCCGCGATGGCCTACCGCGCGGGCGTCCCGCTGGAGGACATGGAGTTCGTCCAGTTCCACCCGACCACGCTCCCCTCGACCGGCGTCCTCATCTCCGAGGGCGTCCGCGGGGAAGGCGGCATCCTCTACAACGCCGAGGGCGAGCGGTTCATGTTCGAGTACGGCTACGCCAACAACGACGGCGAGCTCGCCTCCCGGGACGTGGTGTCGCGGGCCGAACTCACCGAGATCAACGCCGGCCGCGGCGTCGACGACGAGTACGTCTACCTCGACATGCGCCACCTCGGCGAGGAGCGCATCACCGACCGGCTCGAGAACATCCTCCACCTCGCCCGGGACTTCGAGGGCGTCGACGGGCTGGAGGAGCCGATGCCGGTCAAGCCCGGCCAGCACTACGAGATGGGCGGCATCGAGACCGACGAGAACGGCCAGACGCTCATCGACGGCCTCTACGCCGCCGGCGAGTGCGCCTGCGTCTCGGTCCACGGCTCGAACCGACTAGGCGGCAACGCGCTGCCCGAACTCATCGTCTTCGGCGCCCGGGCCGGCCGCCACGCCGCGGGCACCGACCTCGGCGAGCCCGAGATCACGACCGGCCGGACCGACGACAGCGAGCCCGAGGAGGACCTCGACACGCCGGTCGAACCCGGCGCGGTTTCGGCGGCCGACGAGGACGTCGCGGCCGACGGCGGTGAGCGAACCGACGATGAGCGCGAGCGCAGCGAGCGCAAATCCCGCCAGACCCCGTCTGGCGACGGTTCGCGATCCTCGTCAGACGTTGCGTCTGACGGTGGCGCCGCAGTCGTCGAACCCGACGAGACGGTCCGGCGCGCGGTCGAGCGCGAGCGCACCCGCGTCGAGCGCCTGATGGAGAAAGAGGAGGGCGTCCAGCACGCTGAGCTCCGGGAGGACCTCCAGGTGTCGATGACCGAGAACGTCAACGTGTTCCGGAACGAGGAGGGCCTCAAGCAGGCCCTGCGCGACATCCGGGAGGTCCGCGAGGCCTACCAGGACGTCTACGTCAACGACCCCTCGCGGACGTTCAACACCGACCTCATCCACACCATCGAGACCCGCAACCTCATCGACCTCGCGGAGGCCATCACGCTCGGTGCGCTGGCCCGCGACGAGTTCCGCGGCGCCCACTGGCGCCAGGAGCACCAGGAGCGCAAGGACGACGAGTGGCTCAAGCACACGATGCTGTCGTGGGAGGACGGGAGCCCCGAACTCTGGTACAAGCCCGTCATCCTCGAGGGCGAGGACAAGACCTACGAGCCGAAGGAACGCTCGTACTAG
- a CDS encoding DUF7556 family protein — protein sequence MSWTIPTTDLDESFEDGEVMFAVDESDDERTTVIADVSNDEAYLAMPFAESHTLSQWR from the coding sequence CTGAGTTGGACCATCCCCACCACCGACCTGGACGAATCGTTCGAAGACGGAGAAGTCATGTTCGCGGTCGACGAGAGCGACGACGAGCGCACGACCGTCATCGCGGACGTCTCGAACGACGAAGCGTACCTCGCGATGCCGTTCGCGGAGTCGCACACCCTCTCGCAGTGGCGCTGA